From a single Thermoanaerobaculia bacterium genomic region:
- a CDS encoding anion permease: MAAAVAALMAVWWLTEAIPIYWTACLPIVLFPLLGVFGGGRVAGFGAALSPYFDPYIFLFAGGMAVAAAMQQWNLHRRLALGIMAKIG; the protein is encoded by the coding sequence ATGGCGGCGGCGGTCGCGGCGCTGATGGCGGTCTGGTGGCTGACCGAGGCGATTCCGATCTACTGGACCGCCTGCCTGCCGATCGTCCTCTTCCCGCTGCTCGGTGTCTTCGGCGGTGGCCGTGTGGCCGGCTTCGGTGCCGCGCTCTCGCCCTATTTCGACCCCTACATCTTCCTCTTCGCCGGCGGCATGGCGGTCGCGGCGGCGATGCAGCAGTGGAATCTCCACCGGCGGCTGGCACTCGGCATCATGGCGAAGATCGGCA
- a CDS encoding nuclear transport factor 2 family protein, translated as MRRSRAIEANVVLSSLPALAVGAMLVLAPSAELLAAVPPDVPAASQLSSATDLRAEIAGLLAAQAADWSRGDVPAFASIYADDATFVAPSGMTQGRAALVERYRQRYPDRAAMGRLSLEILELRPGGESTASVVARWTLAYPDKPDVSGLTLLVFHRLPAGWRIVQDASM; from the coding sequence ATGAGGCGCTCTCGCGCAATCGAAGCCAACGTCGTGCTTTCGTCGCTTCCAGCACTTGCCGTCGGCGCGATGCTCGTCCTGGCTCCATCGGCAGAGCTTCTGGCCGCGGTCCCGCCAGACGTGCCAGCCGCTTCGCAGCTGTCGTCCGCGACCGATCTGCGTGCCGAGATCGCGGGCCTCCTCGCCGCGCAGGCAGCGGACTGGTCGCGCGGCGATGTTCCCGCGTTCGCCTCCATCTACGCCGACGACGCGACGTTCGTCGCGCCGTCGGGGATGACGCAGGGGCGGGCGGCGCTCGTCGAGCGCTACCGCCAGCGCTACCCCGACCGCGCGGCGATGGGGAGGCTCTCGCTCGAAATCCTCGAACTGCGCCCCGGCGGTGAGAGCACCGCCTCGGTCGTCGCCCGCTGGACGCTCGCCTATCCCGACAAACCCGACGTCTCCGGCCTCACATTGCTGGTCTTCCATCGCCTGCCTGCCGGCTGGCGGATCGTGCAGGACGCCTCGATGTAG
- a CDS encoding zinc ribbon domain-containing protein, giving the protein MPIYEFYCPDCHTVFSFFSSRIDTALRPACPQCGKADLERKPSRFAALSAAKSGGAGGPGSDAEGDADDPLAGLDEERMAGVMDSLAAEMEGMDDNAQQDPKQLARFLARFQEATGLEAGPKMEEMMARLAEGADMDELEAQMGGDGPEGEGGEFGGGGGDADDFSDFFRAKRAAAARRKAPRVDETLHFL; this is encoded by the coding sequence ATGCCCATCTACGAGTTCTACTGCCCTGACTGTCATACCGTCTTCAGCTTCTTCTCGTCGCGGATCGATACTGCCTTGCGGCCGGCCTGTCCGCAGTGTGGGAAAGCGGATCTCGAAAGGAAGCCGTCGCGTTTCGCGGCGCTGTCCGCGGCCAAGTCGGGCGGCGCGGGGGGCCCAGGCTCCGACGCCGAGGGGGATGCCGACGATCCGCTCGCCGGGCTGGACGAGGAGCGTATGGCCGGCGTCATGGACTCGCTCGCCGCCGAGATGGAGGGGATGGACGACAACGCGCAGCAGGATCCGAAGCAGCTGGCCCGCTTCCTCGCGCGCTTCCAGGAGGCGACCGGTCTCGAGGCTGGGCCGAAGATGGAAGAGATGATGGCGCGCCTCGCCGAGGGCGCCGATATGGACGAGCTCGAGGCGCAAATGGGCGGTGACGGCCCGGAAGGCGAGGGCGGCGAGTTCGGTGGCGGCGGCGGCGACGCCGACGACTTCAGCGACTTCTTCCGCGCCAAGCGCGCCGCTGCCGCGCGCCGCAAGGCGCCACGGGTGGACGAGACGCTGCATTTCCTCTAG
- a CDS encoding VIT1/CCC1 transporter family protein, which translates to MANSSNVSGLRKLLQGELEGVVLYRALAGLESRPELKEVYGRMAESEERHAARWRKQLLEAGDRRGDPGIGWRTRMMIALAKRFGADFILPTIAEREKIDSAGYAAGAPGIAAAPTLAGDERSHARLLAVIAAKGAGGMEGGALAQLEGRHRAAGGNALRAAVLGANDGLVSNLSLVMGVAGAELAGSSILVTGLAGLLAGAGSMALGEWLSVQSARELFQHQIEIEKAELEADPEEERRELELIYRAKGLDPQAAQQIAAQLIADPARAVNTLAMEELGVDPKELGGSAWVAAITSFILFAIGAVIPVIPYGLLEGQAALWTSVVASAFGLFGIGALITLMTGRSVWFSGLRQLLFGLVAAALTYGVGHLIGVSLAG; encoded by the coding sequence ATGGCGAACTCTTCGAACGTGTCAGGTCTCCGCAAGCTTCTGCAGGGCGAGCTCGAGGGGGTGGTGCTCTACCGGGCGCTCGCCGGACTCGAGAGTCGGCCCGAGTTGAAAGAGGTCTACGGCCGGATGGCCGAGAGCGAGGAGCGGCATGCGGCGCGGTGGCGCAAGCAGCTCCTGGAGGCGGGGGACCGGCGGGGCGATCCGGGCATCGGTTGGCGCACACGGATGATGATCGCGCTGGCCAAGCGTTTCGGCGCCGACTTCATCCTGCCGACGATCGCCGAGCGCGAGAAGATCGACAGCGCCGGCTATGCCGCCGGTGCGCCGGGAATCGCCGCGGCACCGACGCTCGCCGGCGACGAACGCTCGCACGCCAGGCTCCTGGCGGTGATCGCGGCCAAGGGGGCCGGCGGCATGGAGGGCGGGGCCCTCGCGCAGCTCGAGGGGCGCCATCGGGCGGCGGGCGGCAACGCCCTGCGCGCCGCGGTGCTCGGCGCCAACGACGGGCTGGTGTCGAATCTCTCGCTGGTCATGGGTGTGGCCGGCGCCGAGCTCGCCGGCAGCTCGATCCTGGTCACCGGTCTCGCTGGGCTTCTCGCCGGCGCGGGCTCGATGGCGCTCGGCGAGTGGCTGTCGGTACAGAGCGCGCGCGAGCTCTTTCAGCATCAGATCGAGATCGAGAAGGCCGAGCTCGAGGCCGACCCGGAGGAGGAGCGCCGCGAGCTCGAGCTGATCTATCGCGCCAAGGGCCTCGACCCGCAGGCGGCGCAGCAGATCGCCGCCCAGTTGATCGCCGACCCGGCGCGGGCCGTCAACACGCTGGCGATGGAGGAGCTCGGCGTCGACCCCAAGGAGCTCGGCGGGTCGGCCTGGGTGGCGGCGATCACCTCGTTCATCCTCTTCGCCATCGGCGCCGTGATACCGGTCATCCCCTACGGCCTCCTCGAAGGGCAGGCCGCGCTGTGGACGAGTGTCGTGGCGAGCGCGTTCGGCCTGTTCGGCATCGGCGCCCTGATCACCCTGATGACCGGCCGGAGCGTCTGGTTCTCGGGGCTGCGGCAGCTCCTCTTCGGCCTCGTCGCCGCGGCGCTCACCTACGGCGTCGGCCACCTCATCGGGGTTTCGCTGGCGGGCTGA
- a CDS encoding right-handed parallel beta-helix repeat-containing protein: protein MRNLSRALLLAVTTLGLAAPGLAVDLFVTRYDDPVPGGCDNLGPHATWDCSLREAVIASVALETDDRIFLSAGTYELTRAGADEDAGLTGDLDIEGNLEILGPGAPMTVIDANGLDRIFDVDDGSPPGIDQVLISGVTLTGGAAPTAGGHAVSVGGADLTIERCEIHGNDGTNNHTVRASLFASLTVRESTIRDNAGGGVLISQASGVLINTTISNNVNTELTVSGDATVLCQHCTVRDDEAGDEINLVAGTSILQLASSVVIGDCVVAAGNQIDSLGGNLESSGATCDLGSGDLENVASHGLGALGWNGGPTTTHVPGVTSPALGLATSLFCAPSDQRGATRDAESCDAGSVERSIVRPPIPLFADGFLQADNEAWSATLP from the coding sequence ATGCGAAACCTGTCCCGCGCCTTGCTGCTCGCCGTCACCACCCTCGGACTCGCCGCCCCGGGGCTCGCCGTCGACCTCTTCGTCACCCGGTACGACGACCCCGTGCCCGGCGGATGCGACAACCTCGGGCCGCACGCGACCTGGGATTGCTCGCTGCGCGAGGCGGTGATCGCTTCGGTCGCGCTCGAAACCGACGACCGGATCTTCCTCTCGGCCGGCACTTACGAGCTCACCCGCGCCGGCGCGGACGAAGACGCCGGGCTGACCGGCGATCTCGACATCGAAGGCAACCTCGAGATTCTCGGCCCCGGCGCGCCGATGACCGTGATCGACGCCAACGGCCTCGACCGCATCTTTGACGTCGACGACGGTTCGCCTCCGGGAATCGATCAGGTGCTCATCTCCGGCGTCACGCTCACCGGCGGCGCCGCTCCGACTGCGGGAGGTCACGCCGTGTCCGTCGGCGGGGCCGACCTCACGATCGAACGGTGCGAGATCCACGGCAACGACGGGACCAACAATCACACGGTCCGCGCCTCGCTGTTCGCCTCGCTGACGGTTCGGGAGTCGACGATCCGTGACAATGCCGGAGGCGGAGTCTTGATCTCGCAGGCGTCGGGGGTCCTGATCAACACGACGATCTCGAACAACGTCAATACCGAGTTGACGGTCTCCGGAGACGCCACGGTGCTCTGCCAGCACTGCACCGTTCGCGACGACGAGGCGGGCGACGAGATCAACCTCGTGGCCGGTACCTCGATCCTGCAGCTCGCGAGCAGCGTCGTGATCGGCGACTGCGTCGTGGCGGCTGGCAACCAGATCGACTCGCTCGGCGGCAACCTCGAGTCCTCTGGCGCGACCTGCGACCTCGGCTCGGGCGACCTCGAGAACGTGGCCTCCCACGGCCTCGGCGCGCTCGGCTGGAACGGCGGACCGACGACCACCCACGTGCCCGGCGTGACGAGCCCGGCGCTCGGCCTCGCCACTTCGCTCTTCTGCGCGCCGAGCGATCAGCGCGGCGCCACGCGCGACGCCGAGAGCTGCGACGCCGGTTCGGTCGAGCGCTCGATCGTCCGGCCGCCGATCCCGCTCTTCGCCGACGGCTTTCTGCAGGCCGACAACGAAGCCTGGAGCGCGACGTTGCCGTAG
- a CDS encoding M1 family metallopeptidase produces the protein MRTFVLLALALAAPVATAAASDTGGPLSADQAAYDVLAYDLDLAIDPEAERLDGIVTLEARTVGALRRLELDLDDGLQVRSVTLGLDESPPQSAAFRHGGGKLWVEMPEPVAGDRRLRVAVHYGGRPRVAANAPWEGGFTWKRTATGQPWFGVSCQTDGADVWWPCKDHPSDEPEDGVRLHLRVPEGLTVVASGRLLGIDDHDDGTRTWHWATTGAINLYDVTVNAAPFVELTAPFTSVAGTELPITRWALADTPEERLLLAQVIDFVTFLEGELGPYPFRADKLHLVATPYLAMEHQTAVAYAPADPAHRESRHGYHWIALHELAHEWWGNLVSASDWRDFWLHEGFDGFMEVLYAERRFGEEAARRVLERFRPAIRNQRPVAPRAESSLRQVYRALEPTLPAAASQNPRPTDIDAYTKGAWVLHSLRWLVGDEVFFPLLRRWAYPTAEMETITDGRQCRLVSTGDFLRHASEAAGRDLAWFFEVYLRQPDLPRLRSSRQGDELTLWWETAGDLPFPMPVEILGAGGELLRLGMEEGRVTLPWPAGRAAPVVDPRGRVLRAAD, from the coding sequence ATGCGTACTTTCGTGCTGTTGGCGCTTGCCCTCGCCGCTCCGGTCGCCACTGCCGCCGCCTCCGACACCGGTGGGCCGCTGTCGGCGGATCAGGCGGCCTACGACGTCCTGGCCTACGATCTCGACCTGGCGATCGACCCCGAGGCGGAGCGCCTAGACGGCATCGTGACCCTCGAAGCACGTACCGTGGGCGCGCTGCGTCGTCTGGAGCTGGACCTGGACGACGGCCTGCAGGTGAGGTCGGTCACACTGGGCCTCGACGAGAGTCCCCCGCAGTCGGCGGCCTTTCGCCACGGCGGCGGCAAGCTCTGGGTCGAGATGCCCGAGCCGGTCGCGGGCGACCGGAGGTTGCGGGTCGCCGTTCACTACGGCGGCCGGCCCCGCGTCGCGGCGAATGCGCCGTGGGAGGGCGGCTTCACCTGGAAACGGACCGCCACCGGCCAGCCCTGGTTCGGTGTGTCGTGCCAGACCGATGGCGCCGACGTGTGGTGGCCCTGCAAGGACCACCCCTCCGACGAGCCCGAGGACGGCGTTCGCCTCCATCTGCGCGTGCCGGAGGGTCTGACGGTGGTCGCCAGCGGGCGTCTGCTGGGCATCGACGATCACGACGACGGGACCCGCACGTGGCACTGGGCCACCACGGGTGCGATCAACCTCTACGACGTCACCGTCAACGCCGCGCCCTTCGTGGAGCTCACGGCACCCTTCACCAGCGTCGCCGGAACCGAGCTGCCCATCACCCGCTGGGCGCTCGCGGATACGCCCGAAGAGCGTCTGCTGCTCGCCCAGGTGATCGACTTCGTCACTTTCCTCGAAGGCGAGCTCGGGCCCTACCCCTTTCGCGCCGACAAGCTGCACCTGGTGGCCACGCCCTATCTGGCGATGGAGCACCAGACCGCCGTCGCCTACGCTCCCGCCGACCCGGCCCATCGGGAGAGCCGCCATGGCTATCACTGGATCGCCCTCCACGAGCTCGCCCATGAGTGGTGGGGCAACCTGGTCTCGGCGTCCGACTGGCGCGACTTCTGGCTGCACGAGGGCTTCGACGGCTTCATGGAGGTGCTCTACGCCGAGCGTCGCTTCGGGGAGGAGGCCGCGCGCCGGGTTCTCGAGCGCTTTCGGCCCGCGATCCGCAACCAGCGGCCGGTCGCCCCGAGAGCCGAGAGCTCGCTGCGCCAGGTCTATCGCGCTCTCGAGCCGACGCTGCCCGCCGCCGCGAGCCAGAACCCCAGGCCGACGGACATCGATGCCTACACGAAAGGGGCCTGGGTACTGCACAGCCTGCGTTGGCTGGTGGGGGACGAGGTCTTCTTCCCCCTGCTGCGCCGCTGGGCCTACCCGACGGCGGAGATGGAGACGATCACCGACGGCCGCCAGTGCCGGCTGGTCTCCACCGGGGATTTTCTGCGCCATGCCAGCGAGGCGGCTGGCCGCGATCTGGCCTGGTTCTTCGAGGTCTACCTCCGCCAGCCGGACCTGCCGCGGCTGCGCTCGAGCCGGCAGGGCGACGAGCTGACCTTGTGGTGGGAAACCGCGGGCGATCTCCCTTTCCCCATGCCGGTCGAGATCCTCGGCGCCGGGGGCGAGCTCCTGCGCCTCGGTATGGAGGAGGGTCGCGTCACGCTCCCCTGGCCCGCCGGCCGGGCCGCGCCGGTCGTCGATCCGCGCGGACGCGTGTTGCGTGCCGCGGACTGA